The uncultured Paludibaculum sp. sequence CACGTCGTGACGGCGGCAGGTGCTCGTCAGGCTCGCTAGAATCGCTGCGGTCCGGCCACCCCTCGCATTGCCCACGAAGAGGGAGTTCTTGCGGTTCAGCACCACTCGCTTCATTTCCCTTTCGCTGATGTTGTTGTCCAGCGGCACCGCTCCATCGGAGCAGAACACCGTCAGCTCCTCCCACTGGCTCAGTGCGTAGTTCAGCGCCTCGGCCATCGGATGCTTTGGCAGCAACTGCTCCTTCCAGTTCAGCAACTTTTCTCGTAATCCCGTCACCACCGGCACCGAGTTCTCCTGGCGCAGCTTCAGCCGCTCCTCCGCCGGAAGTCCGGCCGCCTGACGTTCTACTGAATACAGCGCGCGCACCATCTCCACCACGCTCCGCGCGATCTCCGGCGCCGCCTTCTCCGCCTCCACTACCTTGCGACGGAAATGCGCCCAGCACCCCGCGCGCGTGATCTCGTTGCCCGCCACCACGCCGTTGTATCCGCCGTAGGCATCGGCCAGCAAAACCTGCCGGTAATCTTTCAGAAAATGTTTCGGCCCATCGCGGCCCCGGTTCAGCGTGAAGTCGAAGACGTTGTAGGCATGGTCGTCATCCCCCACATAGATCCACATCCGGGCGTTCGCCGTTTTGCCTTTGCTCAGCATCGGCATGATGGTGTCGTCGGTGGCTACCACATGCGAGGACCGCACTCGCTGCGCCATCAATTGGTACAGCGGTTCGGCCAGGTCTGCCACATCGCCGCACCATACCGATTGGGTGGCGCGCGAAATCTCGAAGCCCTGCCGCGAGGATGTCTTCCAGCCGGTAGAGCGGCAGGTAATCGGAAAACTTGCTGGTCACGATGTAAGCCAGCAGGCCCGGTCCGGCCAACCCCTTGTCAATTGCTGCCTCGGGCTTGGCCGCCGTTTCGATACTGGGTTTGCCGCCGCTGTTCTCGCAGGCCGTACAGGCATACTTCTTGCGCACGTGGTGGATGCGTTCGAAGTGACCGGGCAGATACTCGATCTGCCAGCTCTCGTCGGCGCCGATCTCCTGGCGCTCGGTTCCACAGCAGGGGCAGGCTCGCTGTTCCGCGCTCAGCTCGTGGACATGCGTGGTGGCCGGGAGATTCTCAAAGTTGGCGAGATTGCGCCGGCCTTTGCGGCGCCGCACGCGGCGCACTTCCGAGTCCTGTGGCGTCTCGGGAGGAACGTCATCCGGATGAACCGGCTTCTGGTCCATCGATGCGGCGAAGTCGAACAGCATCTGCGCCAGATCGCCAGTTGATTGCAGCCGGTCGGCGCGGGGACCGTAATACCACTTCTTATAACGCTCCAATTCCAGTTGAAGGCGGAGCATTTCCACGCGGAGTTCTTCAGCGCGGCGAGTCTGTTCATCGGCACGGCGGGTTTGCTCGTCGGCAAGCTGGGCGTGGCGATCACGTTCGGCCAACAGCGTGAGCACCATCGCCTTCAGTGCTGCGCTGTCCTCGGGCAAGTCGATCAAATTCCCGCTGCCGATGGCCACGAATAAATAGATGCGATTTCCTGGATAAAGGTTACGCGAATACTGGCTTTATTGTGATTCAGACGACGCGCGCGCCGCGCTCATAGCGGGCGACCCGTCTCAGTCGCGACACATCGATTCCATCCAGAACCATGGCCAGTTCACTGGCCCGCAGTTCCACCGAAGATGAGCCGGCTTCCACGCGGGGCAGTTTGAAAGTGCCGGCCTCGAGGCGCTTGTACCAGAGCACAAAGCCGTCGCGATCCCACGCGAGAATCTTTAGCCGGTCGCCGCGGCGCGAGCGAAACACAAACAGGTGGCCACTCAAGGGGTCCTGCCCGATGACGGCTTTCACGCGTTCGGCCAAGCGGTCGAAACCGCAGCGCATGTCAGCCGCCTCGGCGGCGAGCCAGATGCGCGCGCTTTGCTCGCGGTCGAGCGCGCGCAGGCTCGGCAGACCGGTCAAACGCGGGACTCCAACACGGCCAACAAGGCGCGCAGATGATTGGGATCGAAGCCCGGCTCGACGAGCAGGCTCCGGCCGGCGGGCAGTCGAATCTCAATTGCCGATCCATGCCCAGCCGCCGTTTGAGTCGCCGTGCCGACGTCCACCAAGTGGACCTCGACGAAGGGTTGCGGGCCAGCCAGGATCAGACGTTTCTTCCAGGCAAAGAAGTGAGATGGAGAAAGGCCACGTGCCCGGCAGAACGCCGCCGCACTTTGTCCGCTCCGCTCTTGCTCCGCGACCAGTTCTCGCCACTTCGTCCAAGCCTCAGGTCCGCGCATGCGCATGACTTCACAGTGGGGCAGGCGAAGGACTCCTTCAAGATGGGGTTTGCGTAGCGCTCACGTCATGTCCGAGGGATTTGCCGTTGTGAATGGCTTTGATCCGTCATCCCTGGCGGTTTCGGGAATGGCCGTGAGAGACAAGACTTGGCGAAGCTCGCGTCCCCTTGGGATCTGCCGGGTTCGGGCTGGGTTCGGGCGAAGTGTCCTTTTTGTTGATTGGAAAGAACATTTCGGTTCGTTTTGTAATTTCACCTTTTCCCGATCCTGGTCAGCGCGGGCATCGACCGGACGGCCGAAGTCTGTCTGGCCAAGTATGCGAGAACACGCAGGGACGGAGAGAGTCGAGCATAGACGATGCAAATGTCAAAGAACCACGGCGGATCGAGAGGCCGGAGCCGCGCGATGCGCCAAGGCGGGTGTGCGTGCA is a genomic window containing:
- a CDS encoding IS66 family transposase, with the protein product MADLAEPLYQLMAQRVRSSHVVATDDTIMPMLSKGKTANARMWIYVGDDDHAYNVFDFTLNRGRDGPKHFLKDYRQVLLADAYGGYNGVVAGNEITRAGCWAHFRRKVVEAEKAAPEIARSVVEMVRALYSVERQAAGLPAEERLKLRQENSVPVVTGLREKLLNWKEQLLPKHPMAEALNYALSQWEELTVFCSDGAVPLDNNISEREMKRVVLNRKNSLFVGNARGGRTAAILASLTSTCRRHDVDPQLYLTQLLTNLPSVRISDLADWLPDAWKRRQAAPPDGPMK
- the tnpB gene encoding IS66 family insertion sequence element accessory protein TnpB (TnpB, as the term is used for proteins encoded by IS66 family insertion elements, is considered an accessory protein, since TnpC, encoded by a neighboring gene, is a DDE family transposase.) → MTGLPSLRALDREQSARIWLAAEAADMRCGFDRLAERVKAVIGQDPLSGHLFVFRSRRGDRLKILAWDRDGFVLWYKRLEAGTFKLPRVEAGSSSVELRASELAMVLDGIDVSRLRRVARYERGARVV